In Papaver somniferum cultivar HN1 chromosome 9, ASM357369v1, whole genome shotgun sequence, the genomic stretch ttcatattaaccttgttcttcttcaccataactagttcaattgactcaaatgaactagttagagagttgttcaattgctatgagatcttatgtaactacacaagatacaattgaaacaaagatgatttgattcgattgaatcggctcatgaactttatagccacggtttgcatactgcattccttagtaatttaagtttcattttcagagcacatctttagatcataacccactcaagtacgcaaataacttcgcggacttaaggcaaccggcagagttttccaaactcagcagaaaatctcggcaaggagacttccgccagttcgcggactaaacgcgCAAACGAGTTTTTAGAAAATCCCAACAAATATTCTCgccaagagaacttccgtcaattcgcggactgagttcgcaaactgagtttgtggacttggcaaatccaattcttccggtttatctcaatcaacaaagttcgtaaacttcggattaaggaataggacttatgcacatatgtgttaccataaattcttatatccatcattggttatattgatctaaactctcattccaaccattggaacattcttagaggactttatatagttgttacactatttctcgtcaaagcgattttcaaagtgattgaaacattatgactttcgtcactaggtaaagataaacccgatcaaagcgaaacgttttaccaacacatggtttcgagatatagataggcgagatatactcggcttgaaatatcaaatgtgtatgatccagtctatatatcatacggcTTTTGtcccataagaagtaggagataaaagagatagacttttgagtgatagataagttcaagtctccacatacctttttgttgatgaagttccacggttccttgagtatatattcgtcgttgtatgatgaatcgccatgaagtccttgagctcaactacacttttctatcctagtctgagacttatctatgtagactagaaatcaagactcatagttttgatcactaacattgacaaacacgcttgatataacaacgcatccgaggtcgaccgagctatactctaacattTGGAATAATTCTCATCTCAAAGCTGCCTTTCCTAATCTGGATTCTTCCCAAGATTTATCTCAAAGTGGTGCTTCTCCCAGTGCTTCTCTTGGTGGTGGGTCTAACTCCACCACTCAGGTAAATTCTACCCCTTCACCTCCTTTAATTGATCCTGCTTCTGttaaacaaataaatcaatccattgttaacaatgTCAACCTTATAGCTTGGAATATTAGAGGTTTAGGGGGGAAAAATCTGCCAACAAGGAACTTAGTTTGTTATGTAAAAATGTCAACCCTGACATTATTTTTCTATCtgaaacaaaaattaacaaagaTTTGGCTGCTAGGAATTTAAAAAATATAGGTTTCCCCTGCACCTTTAAAGTATCCAGCATTGGTATGAGTGGAGGTTTGGTTTTGGCTTGGAAGAAAGAAATTCATCTTAACATTATTTCATTTAGTTTGAGGGGTATCTATGTCACATATACTGACATTATTCACACTAAAACTTGTCATATCCACTTCATGTATGGTAAACCCAATAGTAGCTTAAGACATGCCTTCTGGGAACAACAATGTCAACAGTGTAATGCTCCCTTAGATGAACAAGTTTTATTTATAGGAGATTTTAATGCTCTCTTaggaactgaagataaaaatggtggtctagaggttgatgatgttgatttttCAAACCTTAGGAACTTCTGTTCTGTGTTTAATTTGTATGATCCTGGTTTTTCAGTACCTAGGTTCACTTGGTCTAGTATGCAACAAGGTTCAGATTTGATCCTTGAGAGATTAGATAGATGTCTTATCAACCAACTTGCTGAAGAGATTTTCCCCAAACTTTGTGTTAATAATTTACTCATAGACTCTTCTGACCATTGTCCCATGCATATTGTTTTTAATTATGAGAATGTTTGTATGCCTAGACCTTTTCAATTTATGGCCATGTGGATAGAAGATCCTACTTAAAGAGATATCATTGCTAATTCCTGGTCTGTTAATGTGGTAGGTTCTCCTGCTTATAAATTAAAAGCTAACCTTTTAAACACAAAGAAAGGTCTTAGAAACTGGAAAAAAAGTtcctttggtaatattcaaaccaaTATACCTACCATTAGGAAGGACTTGGCAGATATTCAATGTAATAACCCTACAGATACTAGTTCTACTTCCAGACTG encodes the following:
- the LOC113311183 gene encoding uncharacterized protein LOC113311183 encodes the protein MSGGLVLAWKKEIHLNIISFSLRGIYVTYTDIIHTKTCHIHFMYGKPNSSLRHAFWEQQCQQCNAPLDEQVLFIGDFNALLGTEDKNGGLEVDDVDFSNLRNFCSVFNLYDPGFSVPRFTWSSMQQGSDLILERLDRCLINQLAEEIFPKLCVNNLLIDSSDHCPMHIVFNYENVCSPAYKLKANLLNTKKGLRNWKKSSFGNIQTNIPTIRKDLADIQCNNPTDTSSTSRLKARLEYIYNLEELYSKDKCRVPLAELVSQYRPTGLCNFIYKILSKTLANRLKPFMNNIISKNQSAFIPKRSISDNILLANEAIYAVNHNDKVEGIAAIKLDMYKAYDKLE